A portion of the Vespula vulgaris chromosome 24, iyVesVulg1.1, whole genome shotgun sequence genome contains these proteins:
- the LOC127072160 gene encoding SWI/SNF complex subunit SMARCC2 isoform X3 has translation MLALGPKKDGGPNAKFFDSAEILAQLDGVKQWLLKNCKKYVQTDPPTNKSLATLVVQLLQFQEDNLGKNVTKPPMTRLPMKCFLDFKPGGGLCHILSTAYRFKQEQGWRRFDFPVGKSGSRMDRIVEMLMAAERALTQNRCLTIPSVFVRTDVDKSTATKVKEAVRRHQGTVVENEADATHIIFPPVDPMEEECARPCMRRERSVLLHWYYFPDSYDSWTTLDLPWEFPEGTLNITSTRSVYKVSATWALDLDQYNEWMNEEDYEVDDSGQKKVHKYRLLVEDLMAQPAHPPPGKKPKRKRSPSPPPKLGKRKSRAPSNIQSTSSTSSAATPKKSRGGGDEEEDLTQGMEDPPAEPRIVEVVAAPANPPITGQSSNATTSSSLTSTGNKKQDNELQPLKSGNMADLDEPMEGDKGSSQGTQDREERDTSKERGEGGKGDEPEDNVTEQTHHIVVPSYSAWFDYNSIHTIEKRALSEFFNGKNKSKTPEIYLAYRNFMIDTYRLNPTEYITSTACRRNLAGDVCAIMRVHAFLEQWGLINYQVDAESRPTPMGPPPTSHFHVLSDTPSGLAPVNPNPPKTPQPSAAKTLLDLEKKSTAALGAEEKISASAMTNFGLKIDQYSRKPAVLKNKQAAGATRDWTEQETLLLLEGLELHKDDWNKVCEHVGSRTQDECILHFLRLPIEDPYLEEGGPEGLGPLAYQPVPFSKAGNPVMSTVAFLASVVDPRVAASAAKAAMEEFAAIKDQVPAALLDQHLRNVQASANSDGKFDPAAGLAQSGIAGTGPPEPPDDTTTPSTAGAQATAVTSPHSTGPASIETKKEDPEKSKDTSDVEQSPLEITKKEDESKESEDDTKSSVDAEAIEAKEKKDKVVRDAQLQSAAAAALAAAAVKAKHLAAVEERKIKSLVALLVETQMKKLEIKLRHFEELETTMEREREGLEYQRQQLITERQQFHLEQLRAAEFRARQQAHQRLAQEQQQHTPPEQT, from the exons atgcTTGCGTTAGGCCCAAAAAAGGATGGAGGACCCAATGCCAAATTTTTTGATTCTGCGGAAATTCTTGCACAACTTGATGGGGTTAAACAATGGCTCCtgaaaaattgcaaaaag TATGTACAAACAGATCCTCCTACTAACAAAAGCTTAGCAACACTAGTGGTACAATTACTTCAATTTCAAGAGGATAACTTAGGAAAAAATGTAACTAAGCCACCTATGACAAGACTTCca aTGAAATGTTTCTTAGACTTTAAACCTGGAGGTGGTTTGTGTCATATACTTTCTACTGCTTATCGATTTAAGCAAGAACAAGGATGGCGGAGATTTGACTTTCCAGTTGGAAAG TCAGGATCTCGTATGGATCGTATAGTAGAAATGTTAATGGCAGCAGAGCGTGCTTTAACTCAGAATAGATGTTTGACTATACCAAGTGTTTTTGTAAGAACTGACGTCGATAAATCAACAGCtacaaaagtaaaagaagcAGTAAGACGACATCAAGGCACAGTTGTTGAAAATGAAGCAGATGCTAcacatattatttttccacCAGTAGATCCAATGGAAGAAGAATGTGCACGGCCTTGTATGAGACGTGAAAGATCGGTTCTTCTTCATTGGTACTACTTCCCAGATAGTTATGACTCTTGGACTACTCTAGATCTTCCTTGGGAATTTCCTGAAGGAACTCTTAATATTACAAGTACAag ATCAGTATATAAGGTATCGGCAACGTGGGCGCTTGATTTAGATCAATACAATGAATGGATGAATGAAGAAGATTATGAGGTAGATGATAGTGGACAAAAAAAAGTTCATAAATATAGACTTTTAGTAGAAGATTTGATGGCACAACCTGCTCACCCACCACCAGGAAAGAagccaaaaagaaaaagatcaccTAGTCCTCCACCAAAACTTGGAAAACGTAAAAG CAGGGCTCCTTCAAATATACAAAGCACTTCATCAACTTCTTCGGCAGCTACTCCAAAAAAATCACGTGGTGGTggggacgaagaagaagacctTACTCAAGGGATGGAAGATCCACCAGCTGAACCTCGTATTGTAGAGGTTGTTGCTGCTCCTGCTAATCCGCCAATTACAGGCCAAAGCAGCAATGCAACTACAAGCAGTAGTTTAACATCAactggaaataaaaaacaagataatGAACTACAACCTCTTAAATCTGGCAATATGGCAGATTTGGATGAACCAATGGAGG GTGATAAAGGAAGTTCTCAGGGCACTCAagacagagaagaaagagatacaagcaaagaaagaggagaaggaggtaaAGGAGACGAACCAGAAGATAATGTTACGGAACAGACGCATCATATAGTTGTACCTAGCTATTCTGCTTGGTTTGATTATAATTCAATTCATACCATCGAGAAAAGAGCATTATCAGAATTCTTCAATGGCAAAAACAAATCTAAGACACCAGAAATTTATCTTgcatatagaaattttatgattGATACATATCGATTAAATCCAACGGAATATATCACATCGACAGCTTGCAG GCGTAATTTAGCTGGTGATGTTTGTGCGATTATGCGCGTTCACGCTTTTCTGGAGCAATGGGGTCTTATTAATTACCAAGTAGATGCAGAATCCAGACCTACGCCTATGGGTCCACCGCCAACATCTCATTTTCATGTATTGTCAGATACTCCATCAGGACTTGCACCAGTTAATCCAAATCCACCAAAAACACCACAACCGTCTGCAGCAAAAACATTGCTTGATCTTGAGAAGAAATCTACTGCAGCGCTCGGAgccgaagaaaaaatttcggCTAGTGCTATGACAAACTTTGGTTTAAAAATTGATCAGTATTCTAGGAAACCTGCAGTGTTAAAGAACAAACAAGCGGCTGGAGCAACGCGTGATTGGACGGAGCAAGAAACACTTTTATTGTTAGAAGGCCTGGAACTTCATAAAGATGATTGGAATAAAGTCTGTGAACACGTTGGTTCAAGGACGCAAGATGAATGCATATTACATTTCTTACGATTACCCATAGAAGATCCGTATCTTGAAGAAGGTGGTCCAGAAGGTTTAGGACCTCTAGCGTATCAACCGGTACCTTTCTCCAAGGCTGGAAATCCGGTTATGAGTACAGTTGCATTTTTGGCTTCAGTCGTAGATCCTAGAGTGGCAGCTAGTGCAGCAAAAGCTGCTATGGAAGAATTTGCTGCTATTAAAGATCAAGTTCCAGCTGCGTTATTAGATCAGCATTTACGAAATGTTCAAGCTAGTGCTAATTCAGATG GAAAATTTGATCCAGCTGCTGGACTTGCACAATCAGGCATTGCTGGTACGGGACCACCTGAACCGCCTGATGATACTACAACACCATCAACAGCTGGAGCTCAAGCAACAGCAGTTACTTCTCCTCATTCAACAGGTCCAGCTTCtatagaaacaaagaaagaagatccaGAAAAATCGAAGGATACATCGGACGTAGAGCAATCCCCGTTAGagataacgaagaaagaagacgagtCTAAAGAGAGCGAAGACGACACTAAATCTTCTGTTGATGCTGAAGCTATAgaggcaaaagaaaagaaggataag gtCGTGAGGGACGCCCAATTACAATCTGCAGCAGCAGCGGCATTAGCTGCTGCTGCCGTGAAAGCAAAGCATTTAGCAGCTGTAGAGGAACGCAAGATAAAATCTTTGGTTGCATTATTGGTTGAAactcaaatgaaaaaattagaaattaaattacgtCATTTTGAAGAATTAGAAACAACAATGGAACGCGAACGTGAGGGACTTGAATATCAAAGACAACAACTTATTACCGAAAGACAACAATTTCATTTAGAACAACTGAGAGCAGCTGAATTCAGAGCACGGCAACAAGCGCATCAACGTTTAGCtcaagaacaacaacaacatacTCCACCTGAGCAGACATAA
- the LOC127072160 gene encoding SWI/SNF complex subunit SMARCC2 isoform X1, translating into MLALGPKKDGGPNAKFFDSAEILAQLDGVKQWLLKNCKKYVQTDPPTNKSLATLVVQLLQFQEDNLGKNVTKPPMTRLPMKCFLDFKPGGGLCHILSTAYRFKQEQGWRRFDFPVGKSGSRMDRIVEMLMAAERALTQNRCLTIPSVFVRTDVDKSTATKVKEAVRRHQGTVVENEADATHIIFPPVDPMEEECARPCMRRERSVLLHWYYFPDSYDSWTTLDLPWEFPEGTLNITSTRSVYKVSATWALDLDQYNEWMNEEDYEVDDSGQKKVHKYRLLVEDLMAQPAHPPPGKKPKRKRSPSPPPKLGKRKSSRAPSNIQSTSSTSSAATPKKSRGGGDEEEDLTQGMEDPPAEPRIVEVVAAPANPPITGQSSNATTSSSLTSTGNKKQDNELQPLKSGNMADLDEPMEGDKGSSQGTQDREERDTSKERGEGGKGDEPEDNVTEQTHHIVVPSYSAWFDYNSIHTIEKRALSEFFNGKNKSKTPEIYLAYRNFMIDTYRLNPTEYITSTACRRNLAGDVCAIMRVHAFLEQWGLINYQVDAESRPTPMGPPPTSHFHVLSDTPSGLAPVNPNPPKTPQPSAAKTLLDLEKKSTAALGAEEKISASAMTNFGLKIDQYSRKPAVLKNKQAAGATRDWTEQETLLLLEGLELHKDDWNKVCEHVGSRTQDECILHFLRLPIEDPYLEEGGPEGLGPLAYQPVPFSKAGNPVMSTVAFLASVVDPRVAASAAKAAMEEFAAIKDQVPAALLDQHLRNVQASANSDGKFDPAAGLAQSGIAGTGPPEPPDDTTTPSTAGAQATAVTSPHSTGPASIETKKEDPEKSKDTSDVEQSPLEITKKEDESKESEDDTKSSVDAEAIEAKEKKDKVVRDAQLQSAAAAALAAAAVKAKHLAAVEERKIKSLVALLVETQMKKLEIKLRHFEELETTMEREREGLEYQRQQLITERQQFHLEQLRAAEFRARQQAHQRLAQEQQQHTPPEQT; encoded by the exons atgcTTGCGTTAGGCCCAAAAAAGGATGGAGGACCCAATGCCAAATTTTTTGATTCTGCGGAAATTCTTGCACAACTTGATGGGGTTAAACAATGGCTCCtgaaaaattgcaaaaag TATGTACAAACAGATCCTCCTACTAACAAAAGCTTAGCAACACTAGTGGTACAATTACTTCAATTTCAAGAGGATAACTTAGGAAAAAATGTAACTAAGCCACCTATGACAAGACTTCca aTGAAATGTTTCTTAGACTTTAAACCTGGAGGTGGTTTGTGTCATATACTTTCTACTGCTTATCGATTTAAGCAAGAACAAGGATGGCGGAGATTTGACTTTCCAGTTGGAAAG TCAGGATCTCGTATGGATCGTATAGTAGAAATGTTAATGGCAGCAGAGCGTGCTTTAACTCAGAATAGATGTTTGACTATACCAAGTGTTTTTGTAAGAACTGACGTCGATAAATCAACAGCtacaaaagtaaaagaagcAGTAAGACGACATCAAGGCACAGTTGTTGAAAATGAAGCAGATGCTAcacatattatttttccacCAGTAGATCCAATGGAAGAAGAATGTGCACGGCCTTGTATGAGACGTGAAAGATCGGTTCTTCTTCATTGGTACTACTTCCCAGATAGTTATGACTCTTGGACTACTCTAGATCTTCCTTGGGAATTTCCTGAAGGAACTCTTAATATTACAAGTACAag ATCAGTATATAAGGTATCGGCAACGTGGGCGCTTGATTTAGATCAATACAATGAATGGATGAATGAAGAAGATTATGAGGTAGATGATAGTGGACAAAAAAAAGTTCATAAATATAGACTTTTAGTAGAAGATTTGATGGCACAACCTGCTCACCCACCACCAGGAAAGAagccaaaaagaaaaagatcaccTAGTCCTCCACCAAAACTTGGAAAACGTAAAAG TAGCAGGGCTCCTTCAAATATACAAAGCACTTCATCAACTTCTTCGGCAGCTACTCCAAAAAAATCACGTGGTGGTggggacgaagaagaagacctTACTCAAGGGATGGAAGATCCACCAGCTGAACCTCGTATTGTAGAGGTTGTTGCTGCTCCTGCTAATCCGCCAATTACAGGCCAAAGCAGCAATGCAACTACAAGCAGTAGTTTAACATCAactggaaataaaaaacaagataatGAACTACAACCTCTTAAATCTGGCAATATGGCAGATTTGGATGAACCAATGGAGG GTGATAAAGGAAGTTCTCAGGGCACTCAagacagagaagaaagagatacaagcaaagaaagaggagaaggaggtaaAGGAGACGAACCAGAAGATAATGTTACGGAACAGACGCATCATATAGTTGTACCTAGCTATTCTGCTTGGTTTGATTATAATTCAATTCATACCATCGAGAAAAGAGCATTATCAGAATTCTTCAATGGCAAAAACAAATCTAAGACACCAGAAATTTATCTTgcatatagaaattttatgattGATACATATCGATTAAATCCAACGGAATATATCACATCGACAGCTTGCAG GCGTAATTTAGCTGGTGATGTTTGTGCGATTATGCGCGTTCACGCTTTTCTGGAGCAATGGGGTCTTATTAATTACCAAGTAGATGCAGAATCCAGACCTACGCCTATGGGTCCACCGCCAACATCTCATTTTCATGTATTGTCAGATACTCCATCAGGACTTGCACCAGTTAATCCAAATCCACCAAAAACACCACAACCGTCTGCAGCAAAAACATTGCTTGATCTTGAGAAGAAATCTACTGCAGCGCTCGGAgccgaagaaaaaatttcggCTAGTGCTATGACAAACTTTGGTTTAAAAATTGATCAGTATTCTAGGAAACCTGCAGTGTTAAAGAACAAACAAGCGGCTGGAGCAACGCGTGATTGGACGGAGCAAGAAACACTTTTATTGTTAGAAGGCCTGGAACTTCATAAAGATGATTGGAATAAAGTCTGTGAACACGTTGGTTCAAGGACGCAAGATGAATGCATATTACATTTCTTACGATTACCCATAGAAGATCCGTATCTTGAAGAAGGTGGTCCAGAAGGTTTAGGACCTCTAGCGTATCAACCGGTACCTTTCTCCAAGGCTGGAAATCCGGTTATGAGTACAGTTGCATTTTTGGCTTCAGTCGTAGATCCTAGAGTGGCAGCTAGTGCAGCAAAAGCTGCTATGGAAGAATTTGCTGCTATTAAAGATCAAGTTCCAGCTGCGTTATTAGATCAGCATTTACGAAATGTTCAAGCTAGTGCTAATTCAGATG GAAAATTTGATCCAGCTGCTGGACTTGCACAATCAGGCATTGCTGGTACGGGACCACCTGAACCGCCTGATGATACTACAACACCATCAACAGCTGGAGCTCAAGCAACAGCAGTTACTTCTCCTCATTCAACAGGTCCAGCTTCtatagaaacaaagaaagaagatccaGAAAAATCGAAGGATACATCGGACGTAGAGCAATCCCCGTTAGagataacgaagaaagaagacgagtCTAAAGAGAGCGAAGACGACACTAAATCTTCTGTTGATGCTGAAGCTATAgaggcaaaagaaaagaaggataag gtCGTGAGGGACGCCCAATTACAATCTGCAGCAGCAGCGGCATTAGCTGCTGCTGCCGTGAAAGCAAAGCATTTAGCAGCTGTAGAGGAACGCAAGATAAAATCTTTGGTTGCATTATTGGTTGAAactcaaatgaaaaaattagaaattaaattacgtCATTTTGAAGAATTAGAAACAACAATGGAACGCGAACGTGAGGGACTTGAATATCAAAGACAACAACTTATTACCGAAAGACAACAATTTCATTTAGAACAACTGAGAGCAGCTGAATTCAGAGCACGGCAACAAGCGCATCAACGTTTAGCtcaagaacaacaacaacatacTCCACCTGAGCAGACATAA
- the LOC127072160 gene encoding SWI/SNF complex subunit SMARCC2 isoform X2: MFASPKKDGGPNAKFFDSAEILAQLDGVKQWLLKNCKKYVQTDPPTNKSLATLVVQLLQFQEDNLGKNVTKPPMTRLPMKCFLDFKPGGGLCHILSTAYRFKQEQGWRRFDFPVGKSGSRMDRIVEMLMAAERALTQNRCLTIPSVFVRTDVDKSTATKVKEAVRRHQGTVVENEADATHIIFPPVDPMEEECARPCMRRERSVLLHWYYFPDSYDSWTTLDLPWEFPEGTLNITSTRSVYKVSATWALDLDQYNEWMNEEDYEVDDSGQKKVHKYRLLVEDLMAQPAHPPPGKKPKRKRSPSPPPKLGKRKSSRAPSNIQSTSSTSSAATPKKSRGGGDEEEDLTQGMEDPPAEPRIVEVVAAPANPPITGQSSNATTSSSLTSTGNKKQDNELQPLKSGNMADLDEPMEGDKGSSQGTQDREERDTSKERGEGGKGDEPEDNVTEQTHHIVVPSYSAWFDYNSIHTIEKRALSEFFNGKNKSKTPEIYLAYRNFMIDTYRLNPTEYITSTACRRNLAGDVCAIMRVHAFLEQWGLINYQVDAESRPTPMGPPPTSHFHVLSDTPSGLAPVNPNPPKTPQPSAAKTLLDLEKKSTAALGAEEKISASAMTNFGLKIDQYSRKPAVLKNKQAAGATRDWTEQETLLLLEGLELHKDDWNKVCEHVGSRTQDECILHFLRLPIEDPYLEEGGPEGLGPLAYQPVPFSKAGNPVMSTVAFLASVVDPRVAASAAKAAMEEFAAIKDQVPAALLDQHLRNVQASANSDGKFDPAAGLAQSGIAGTGPPEPPDDTTTPSTAGAQATAVTSPHSTGPASIETKKEDPEKSKDTSDVEQSPLEITKKEDESKESEDDTKSSVDAEAIEAKEKKDKVVRDAQLQSAAAAALAAAAVKAKHLAAVEERKIKSLVALLVETQMKKLEIKLRHFEELETTMEREREGLEYQRQQLITERQQFHLEQLRAAEFRARQQAHQRLAQEQQQHTPPEQT; encoded by the exons ATGTTTGCAA GCCCAAAAAAGGATGGAGGACCCAATGCCAAATTTTTTGATTCTGCGGAAATTCTTGCACAACTTGATGGGGTTAAACAATGGCTCCtgaaaaattgcaaaaag TATGTACAAACAGATCCTCCTACTAACAAAAGCTTAGCAACACTAGTGGTACAATTACTTCAATTTCAAGAGGATAACTTAGGAAAAAATGTAACTAAGCCACCTATGACAAGACTTCca aTGAAATGTTTCTTAGACTTTAAACCTGGAGGTGGTTTGTGTCATATACTTTCTACTGCTTATCGATTTAAGCAAGAACAAGGATGGCGGAGATTTGACTTTCCAGTTGGAAAG TCAGGATCTCGTATGGATCGTATAGTAGAAATGTTAATGGCAGCAGAGCGTGCTTTAACTCAGAATAGATGTTTGACTATACCAAGTGTTTTTGTAAGAACTGACGTCGATAAATCAACAGCtacaaaagtaaaagaagcAGTAAGACGACATCAAGGCACAGTTGTTGAAAATGAAGCAGATGCTAcacatattatttttccacCAGTAGATCCAATGGAAGAAGAATGTGCACGGCCTTGTATGAGACGTGAAAGATCGGTTCTTCTTCATTGGTACTACTTCCCAGATAGTTATGACTCTTGGACTACTCTAGATCTTCCTTGGGAATTTCCTGAAGGAACTCTTAATATTACAAGTACAag ATCAGTATATAAGGTATCGGCAACGTGGGCGCTTGATTTAGATCAATACAATGAATGGATGAATGAAGAAGATTATGAGGTAGATGATAGTGGACAAAAAAAAGTTCATAAATATAGACTTTTAGTAGAAGATTTGATGGCACAACCTGCTCACCCACCACCAGGAAAGAagccaaaaagaaaaagatcaccTAGTCCTCCACCAAAACTTGGAAAACGTAAAAG TAGCAGGGCTCCTTCAAATATACAAAGCACTTCATCAACTTCTTCGGCAGCTACTCCAAAAAAATCACGTGGTGGTggggacgaagaagaagacctTACTCAAGGGATGGAAGATCCACCAGCTGAACCTCGTATTGTAGAGGTTGTTGCTGCTCCTGCTAATCCGCCAATTACAGGCCAAAGCAGCAATGCAACTACAAGCAGTAGTTTAACATCAactggaaataaaaaacaagataatGAACTACAACCTCTTAAATCTGGCAATATGGCAGATTTGGATGAACCAATGGAGG GTGATAAAGGAAGTTCTCAGGGCACTCAagacagagaagaaagagatacaagcaaagaaagaggagaaggaggtaaAGGAGACGAACCAGAAGATAATGTTACGGAACAGACGCATCATATAGTTGTACCTAGCTATTCTGCTTGGTTTGATTATAATTCAATTCATACCATCGAGAAAAGAGCATTATCAGAATTCTTCAATGGCAAAAACAAATCTAAGACACCAGAAATTTATCTTgcatatagaaattttatgattGATACATATCGATTAAATCCAACGGAATATATCACATCGACAGCTTGCAG GCGTAATTTAGCTGGTGATGTTTGTGCGATTATGCGCGTTCACGCTTTTCTGGAGCAATGGGGTCTTATTAATTACCAAGTAGATGCAGAATCCAGACCTACGCCTATGGGTCCACCGCCAACATCTCATTTTCATGTATTGTCAGATACTCCATCAGGACTTGCACCAGTTAATCCAAATCCACCAAAAACACCACAACCGTCTGCAGCAAAAACATTGCTTGATCTTGAGAAGAAATCTACTGCAGCGCTCGGAgccgaagaaaaaatttcggCTAGTGCTATGACAAACTTTGGTTTAAAAATTGATCAGTATTCTAGGAAACCTGCAGTGTTAAAGAACAAACAAGCGGCTGGAGCAACGCGTGATTGGACGGAGCAAGAAACACTTTTATTGTTAGAAGGCCTGGAACTTCATAAAGATGATTGGAATAAAGTCTGTGAACACGTTGGTTCAAGGACGCAAGATGAATGCATATTACATTTCTTACGATTACCCATAGAAGATCCGTATCTTGAAGAAGGTGGTCCAGAAGGTTTAGGACCTCTAGCGTATCAACCGGTACCTTTCTCCAAGGCTGGAAATCCGGTTATGAGTACAGTTGCATTTTTGGCTTCAGTCGTAGATCCTAGAGTGGCAGCTAGTGCAGCAAAAGCTGCTATGGAAGAATTTGCTGCTATTAAAGATCAAGTTCCAGCTGCGTTATTAGATCAGCATTTACGAAATGTTCAAGCTAGTGCTAATTCAGATG GAAAATTTGATCCAGCTGCTGGACTTGCACAATCAGGCATTGCTGGTACGGGACCACCTGAACCGCCTGATGATACTACAACACCATCAACAGCTGGAGCTCAAGCAACAGCAGTTACTTCTCCTCATTCAACAGGTCCAGCTTCtatagaaacaaagaaagaagatccaGAAAAATCGAAGGATACATCGGACGTAGAGCAATCCCCGTTAGagataacgaagaaagaagacgagtCTAAAGAGAGCGAAGACGACACTAAATCTTCTGTTGATGCTGAAGCTATAgaggcaaaagaaaagaaggataag gtCGTGAGGGACGCCCAATTACAATCTGCAGCAGCAGCGGCATTAGCTGCTGCTGCCGTGAAAGCAAAGCATTTAGCAGCTGTAGAGGAACGCAAGATAAAATCTTTGGTTGCATTATTGGTTGAAactcaaatgaaaaaattagaaattaaattacgtCATTTTGAAGAATTAGAAACAACAATGGAACGCGAACGTGAGGGACTTGAATATCAAAGACAACAACTTATTACCGAAAGACAACAATTTCATTTAGAACAACTGAGAGCAGCTGAATTCAGAGCACGGCAACAAGCGCATCAACGTTTAGCtcaagaacaacaacaacatacTCCACCTGAGCAGACATAA